In a single window of the Sander lucioperca isolate FBNREF2018 chromosome 19, SLUC_FBN_1.2, whole genome shotgun sequence genome:
- the LOC116056167 gene encoding cytochrome P450 2K1-like isoform X2, with protein MGILDLFLQSSSSISLLGALLVLLLVYLVSSSSFSSKEDKKGPPGPKPFPLIGNLLQLDLKRPYNTLLKLSKTYGSVFTVYLGPQKVVVLAGYKTVKEALVNYAEEFGERDPMLIMEEYSQGHGVLWSNGDSWKEMRRFALTNLRDFGMGKKASEDKIIEECDYLIEVFKTFKGEAFDSTQPINYAVSNMICSIVYGSRFEYDDPEFTSLVDRTNRNIQLAGSPSVQESGIANSYFHEHNLMQTVFHLFGAGTDTTASTLRWGLLFMAKNPKIQDQVQEELSREIGSRNVQVEDRKNLPFTNAVIHETQRLASILPIAVPHKTSQDITFQGHFIKKGTKVFPLLTSVLHDESEWERPHSFYPAHFLDKDGKFVKREAFMPFSAGHRICPGESLARMELFIFFTSLLQHFRFTPPPGVSEDELDLTPRVGFTLSPSPHKLCAVSCM; from the exons atggGGATTTTAGATCTCTTTCTCCAGTCCTCCAGCTCCATCTCCCTGTTGGGGGCTCTGCTGGTCCTGCTACTCGTCTACCTCGTCTCCTCCTCCAGCTTCAGCTCAAAGGAAGACAAAAAGGGACCTCCAGGACCAAAACCATTTCCTCTAATTGGGAACCTGCTGCAGCTTGATCTCAAGAGGCCCTACAACACATTACTAAAG CTTTCCAAGACATATGGATCAGTGTTCACTGTGTATTTGGGACCCCAAAAAGTGGTTGTCCTGGCTGGGTACAAGACGGTGAAAGAGGCACTTGTCAACTATGCTGAAGAGTTTGGTGAAAGAGATCCAATGTTAATAATGGAGGAATATAGTCAAGGTCATG GGGTTTTATGGTCCAATGGTGATTCGTGGAAAGAGATGAGGCGCTTTGCTTTGACTAACCTGAGAGACTTTGGGATGGGCAAGAAGGCGAGTGAGGACAAAATCATTGAGGAATGTGATTACCTCATTGAAGTgttcaagacatttaaag GTGAAGCTTTTGATTCGACCCAACCAATAAACTATGCAGTCTCTAATATGATCTGCTCCATTGTTTATGGCAGCAGATTTGAATATGATGATCCAGAGTTTACATCCCTGGTAGATCGGACAAACAGAAACATTCAACTTGCGGGCTCCCCATCAGTACAG GAATCTGGGATTGCCAACAGTTACTTCCACGAACACAACCTTATGCAGACAGTTTTTCATCTTTTCGGGGCTGGCACTGACACAACAGCATCTACACTGAGATGGGGACTTCTGTTTATGGCCAAGAATCCAAAAATACAAG ACCAGGTCCAGGAGGAGCTGAGCAGGGAGATAGGAAGTCGTAACGTTCAGGTTGAGGACAGGAAGAACCTGCCCTTCACCAACGCTGTCATCCATGAGACACAGAGACTGGCCAGCATCCTCCCGATAGCAGTGCCTCACAAAACAAGCCAAGACATCACCTTCCAGGGTCACTTCATTAAGAAG GGGACCAAAGTATTTCCTCTCTTAACATCTGTCCTGCATGATGAGAGTGAGTGGGAGAGGCCACACAGCTTTTATCCTGCTCACTTCCTGGACAAAGACGGGAAGTTTGTCAAGCGAGAAGCCTTCATGCCTTTTTCTGCAG gTCACAGGATTTGTCCCGGAGAGAGTTTGGCCAGGATGGAGCTCTTCATCTTCTTCACCAGCCTCCTGCAGCACTTTCGTTTCACTCCTCCTCCTGGAGTTTCAGAGGATGAACTGGATCTGACTCCACGTGTGGGCTTCACCCTCAGCCCTTCACCCCATAAACTGTGTGCTGTTTCCTGTATGTGA
- the LOC116056167 gene encoding cytochrome P450 2K1-like isoform X1: MGILDLFLQSSSSISLLGALLVLLLVYLVSSSSFSSKEDKKGPPGPKPFPLIGNLLQLDLKRPYNTLLKLSKTYGSVFTVYLGPQKVVVLAGYKTVKEALVNYAEEFGERDPMLIMEEYSQGHGVLWSNGDSWKEMRRFALTNLRDFGMGKKASEDKIIEECDYLIEVFKTFKGEAFDSTQPINYAVSNMICSIVYGSRFEYDDPEFTSLVDRTNRNIQLAGSPSVQLYNMFPWIGKWFGGKKEMETIFAVNQKHNLQLFSRLKETLNPQMCRGFVDAFLVRKQNLEESGIANSYFHEHNLMQTVFHLFGAGTDTTASTLRWGLLFMAKNPKIQDQVQEELSREIGSRNVQVEDRKNLPFTNAVIHETQRLASILPIAVPHKTSQDITFQGHFIKKGTKVFPLLTSVLHDESEWERPHSFYPAHFLDKDGKFVKREAFMPFSAGHRICPGESLARMELFIFFTSLLQHFRFTPPPGVSEDELDLTPRVGFTLSPSPHKLCAVSCM; the protein is encoded by the exons atggGGATTTTAGATCTCTTTCTCCAGTCCTCCAGCTCCATCTCCCTGTTGGGGGCTCTGCTGGTCCTGCTACTCGTCTACCTCGTCTCCTCCTCCAGCTTCAGCTCAAAGGAAGACAAAAAGGGACCTCCAGGACCAAAACCATTTCCTCTAATTGGGAACCTGCTGCAGCTTGATCTCAAGAGGCCCTACAACACATTACTAAAG CTTTCCAAGACATATGGATCAGTGTTCACTGTGTATTTGGGACCCCAAAAAGTGGTTGTCCTGGCTGGGTACAAGACGGTGAAAGAGGCACTTGTCAACTATGCTGAAGAGTTTGGTGAAAGAGATCCAATGTTAATAATGGAGGAATATAGTCAAGGTCATG GGGTTTTATGGTCCAATGGTGATTCGTGGAAAGAGATGAGGCGCTTTGCTTTGACTAACCTGAGAGACTTTGGGATGGGCAAGAAGGCGAGTGAGGACAAAATCATTGAGGAATGTGATTACCTCATTGAAGTgttcaagacatttaaag GTGAAGCTTTTGATTCGACCCAACCAATAAACTATGCAGTCTCTAATATGATCTGCTCCATTGTTTATGGCAGCAGATTTGAATATGATGATCCAGAGTTTACATCCCTGGTAGATCGGACAAACAGAAACATTCAACTTGCGGGCTCCCCATCAGTACAG TTGTATAACATGTTTCCATGGATCGGTAAATGGTTTGGTGGGAAGAAAGAAATGGAGACAATATTTGCTGTCAACCAGAAACATAACTTACAGCTGTTCAGTCGTTTGAAAGAGACCCTCAATCCTCAGATGTGCAGAGGCTTTGTGGACGCCTTTCTGGTCCGAAAGCAAAATCTGGAG GAATCTGGGATTGCCAACAGTTACTTCCACGAACACAACCTTATGCAGACAGTTTTTCATCTTTTCGGGGCTGGCACTGACACAACAGCATCTACACTGAGATGGGGACTTCTGTTTATGGCCAAGAATCCAAAAATACAAG ACCAGGTCCAGGAGGAGCTGAGCAGGGAGATAGGAAGTCGTAACGTTCAGGTTGAGGACAGGAAGAACCTGCCCTTCACCAACGCTGTCATCCATGAGACACAGAGACTGGCCAGCATCCTCCCGATAGCAGTGCCTCACAAAACAAGCCAAGACATCACCTTCCAGGGTCACTTCATTAAGAAG GGGACCAAAGTATTTCCTCTCTTAACATCTGTCCTGCATGATGAGAGTGAGTGGGAGAGGCCACACAGCTTTTATCCTGCTCACTTCCTGGACAAAGACGGGAAGTTTGTCAAGCGAGAAGCCTTCATGCCTTTTTCTGCAG gTCACAGGATTTGTCCCGGAGAGAGTTTGGCCAGGATGGAGCTCTTCATCTTCTTCACCAGCCTCCTGCAGCACTTTCGTTTCACTCCTCCTCCTGGAGTTTCAGAGGATGAACTGGATCTGACTCCACGTGTGGGCTTCACCCTCAGCCCTTCACCCCATAAACTGTGTGCTGTTTCCTGTATGTGA